A single region of the Cucumis melo cultivar AY chromosome 3, USDA_Cmelo_AY_1.0, whole genome shotgun sequence genome encodes:
- the LOC103503090 gene encoding pyruvate kinase 2, cytosolic-like isoform X1 has protein sequence METVPENSIPGLSDSIAKIREDGKSGVENLTEECVSTMADVTRLLMKVMLDTAGPEVLVVTKVRNLSLQEDGFVVLTPNQELEASSELLPINYGGFSKVLKKGDILFLGEYLFAGSQTSVWLEVFEVKGDDVGCVVKNSATLVGTMYTLHAAESHIDLPTLTEKDRVTFFSFLFVMPIIATWGVKNKIDFLSLSHARHVEDVRQARQFLSKLGDLNQTQIFAKIESVEKTALYRCNMAGKPAVLTRVVDSMTNNLRPTRAVATDVANAVLDGSDAIILGAETLHGLRPVETISTVSRICVEVIGAFWYLFTIEIKTTCWEES, from the exons ATGGAGACCGTTCCTGAGAATTCCATCCCTGGGTTGTCTGATTCTATTGCGAAG ATTAGAGAAGATGGAAAATCTGGTGTAGAAAATTTAACAGAGGAGTGTGTATCCACAATGGCAGACGTTACTCGGCTTCTAATGAAG GTTATGTTGGATACAGCGGGTCCTGAGGTGTTGGTTGTAACTAAAGTGAGAAATCTATCTCTTCAGGAAGATGGGTTTGTTGTTCTAACACCCAATCAAGAACTAGAGGCATCTTCGGAGCTGCTACCTATAAATTATGGTGGATTTTCAAAG GTCCTTAAGAAAGGAGACATCCTTTTTCTTGGTGAGTACCTCTTTGCTGGAAGTCAAACATCTGTCTGGTTGGAG GTTTTCGAAGTGAAAGGAGATGATGTTGGTTGTGTGGTAAAGAACTCTGCCACGTTGGTCGGTACAATGTACACTTTGCATGCTGCTGAAAGTCACATTGATCTTCCAACACTTACTGAGAAAGACAGAGTAACATTCTTCAGTTTCCTATTTGTTATGCCT ATCATAGCTACGTGGGGAGTAAAAAACAAGATCGACTTCCTCTCTCTGTCACATGCTAGACATGTGGAAGATGTTCGACAA GCTCGACAATTTCTTTCTAAGCTAGGTGACCTTAACCAAACCCAAATATTTGCAAAGATTGAAAGTGTAGAG AAAACTGCCCTTTATAGATGTAATATGGCTGGAAAGCCTGCTGTTTTAACTCGTGTGGTAGACAGCATGACTAACAACTTGAGACCTACCCGTGCAGTAGCTACTGATGTTGCCAATGCTGTACTTGATG GAAGTGATGCAATTATTCTTGGGGCTGAGACATTGCATGGATTACGTCCAGTAGAAACCATTTCAACCGTTAGTAGAATATGTGTTGAG GTTATTGGAGCGTTTTGGTATTTATTCACTATAGAGATAAAAACAACTTGTTGGGAAGAAAGCTAG
- the LOC103503090 gene encoding pyruvate kinase 2, cytosolic-like isoform X2, giving the protein METVPENSIPGLSDSIAKIREDGKSGVENLTEECVSTMADVTRLLMKVMLDTAGPEVLVVTKVRNLSLQEDGFVVLTPNQELEASSELLPINYGGFSKVLKKGDILFLGEYLFAGSQTSVWLEVFEVKGDDVGCVVKNSATLVGTMYTLHAAESHIDLPTLTEKDRVTFFSFLFVMPIIATWGVKNKIDFLSLSHARHVEDVRQARQFLSKLGDLNQTQIFAKIESVEKTALYRCNMAGKPAVLTRVVDSMTNNLRPTRAVATDVANAVLDGSDAIILGAETLHGLRPVETISTVSRICVEVICVCMR; this is encoded by the exons ATGGAGACCGTTCCTGAGAATTCCATCCCTGGGTTGTCTGATTCTATTGCGAAG ATTAGAGAAGATGGAAAATCTGGTGTAGAAAATTTAACAGAGGAGTGTGTATCCACAATGGCAGACGTTACTCGGCTTCTAATGAAG GTTATGTTGGATACAGCGGGTCCTGAGGTGTTGGTTGTAACTAAAGTGAGAAATCTATCTCTTCAGGAAGATGGGTTTGTTGTTCTAACACCCAATCAAGAACTAGAGGCATCTTCGGAGCTGCTACCTATAAATTATGGTGGATTTTCAAAG GTCCTTAAGAAAGGAGACATCCTTTTTCTTGGTGAGTACCTCTTTGCTGGAAGTCAAACATCTGTCTGGTTGGAG GTTTTCGAAGTGAAAGGAGATGATGTTGGTTGTGTGGTAAAGAACTCTGCCACGTTGGTCGGTACAATGTACACTTTGCATGCTGCTGAAAGTCACATTGATCTTCCAACACTTACTGAGAAAGACAGAGTAACATTCTTCAGTTTCCTATTTGTTATGCCT ATCATAGCTACGTGGGGAGTAAAAAACAAGATCGACTTCCTCTCTCTGTCACATGCTAGACATGTGGAAGATGTTCGACAA GCTCGACAATTTCTTTCTAAGCTAGGTGACCTTAACCAAACCCAAATATTTGCAAAGATTGAAAGTGTAGAG AAAACTGCCCTTTATAGATGTAATATGGCTGGAAAGCCTGCTGTTTTAACTCGTGTGGTAGACAGCATGACTAACAACTTGAGACCTACCCGTGCAGTAGCTACTGATGTTGCCAATGCTGTACTTGATG GAAGTGATGCAATTATTCTTGGGGCTGAGACATTGCATGGATTACGTCCAGTAGAAACCATTTCAACCGTTAGTAGAATATGTGTTGAGGTAATTTGTGTGTGTATGAGATAG